The nucleotide window CAGTATGGTTACTACATCGAGCCGTCCTACCGCTTCCCCATCAGCGTGGGTGAGTTGGGCTTTTTTGCCCGTTACAGCGTGGTGGACAATCAGGCCGGCAATTCGGCGGCATCGGAAAAGCGTTACACGGACCTCGGTGTAAACTACTGGCCGCATGCGCAAATCGTGCTGAAAGCCGATGTGCAGTTCGTCGATAATCCGACTGCAATCGACGAAGAAATCTTCAGTCTCGGGCTCGGCTTCCAATTCTAAAAAGGATGGGTTGTCTGCGACTGTAATGAAAGCGTTCCGCCTGCTTATTGCCTGGAATATCGGTCTACTCGCCTGGGTGGCGAGGGCCGAGGACGATGTCTATCTGGCTCCGGAACGCTTTCTTGAGGAGACGTTTGTCGAAGCTGCGGGGGTGCCAGCCCCGCAGTTGGTGTGGTTAACCAAGGAGGCGCGCGAGCAGGTGCGGTCCATCCTCGGTCACGATTATCCGTCGATGCGGATTCGTTACTGGTCGGCGGGTGCGCGCACGGCGTGGATATTGGAAGAGGTGGGCAAAACCAAACCCATCACAATGGGCCTGGTGGTGGCGGGGGGGCGCCTTGAGCGGATCAAGGTGCTCATCTACCGCGAGAGCCATGGCTGGGAGGTAAAGTATCCGTTTTTCACCGATCAATTTAACGGCATCGGGCTGGATGCGTCTGGAAGGCTCTCGCGGCCGATCGACGGGATCTCGGGTGCGACTTTGTCGGTGAATGCGTTGACCAAGCTGGGGCGGCTTGCTCTGTTTTTGGATGCTTTTGTGCGCAAAGCGCAGGCCCCTTGATGCGGACGCGATACGATGAAAAAAAACACATTTAAGGATTCGCACGGGCGTCGTGCACCGATGGCTTGGCATCGGCGGGTGGGCGTGGCGTTTGCCGTGGTGTTTGTCGCGGTGGCGGTGACGGGACTGGCGCTCAACCATAGTTTGCGCCTTGGGCTGCAGGAGCGCG belongs to Opitutus sp. and includes:
- a CDS encoding FMN-binding protein; translation: MKAFRLLIAWNIGLLAWVARAEDDVYLAPERFLEETFVEAAGVPAPQLVWLTKEAREQVRSILGHDYPSMRIRYWSAGARTAWILEEVGKTKPITMGLVVAGGRLERIKVLIYRESHGWEVKYPFFTDQFNGIGLDASGRLSRPIDGISGATLSVNALTKLGRLALFLDAFVRKAQAP